In Gammaproteobacteria bacterium, one DNA window encodes the following:
- a CDS encoding YraN family protein, which produces MALKAGQAAETRVQRWLEAQGLKLISRNQHSRGGELDLVMRDGDTVAVIEVRQRRSSHFGSAAESVDARKRARIVQATRSLIARQPELARHPIRFDVVAIDGDDRIDWLRNAFDAGDWA; this is translated from the coding sequence GTGGCCCTGAAAGCCGGTCAGGCAGCGGAAACCCGGGTCCAGCGCTGGCTTGAGGCGCAAGGCTTGAAACTCATCAGTCGCAACCAGCACTCGCGCGGCGGCGAGCTCGACCTGGTGATGCGCGACGGCGATACCGTGGCCGTGATCGAAGTCCGCCAGCGCCGCAGCAGCCATTTCGGCAGCGCCGCCGAGTCTGTGGATGCGCGCAAACGTGCGCGCATCGTCCAGGCCACGCGCAGCCTGATCGCGCGTCAACCGGAGCTGGCGCGTCATCCGATCCGCTTCGACGTGGTCGCGATCGACGGTGACGACCGCATCGACTGGTTGCGAAACGCGTTCGACGCCGGGGACTGGGCCTGA
- a CDS encoding ClpXP protease specificity-enhancing factor codes for MAKSRRPYLIRAIYEWAADNGYTPHLVAAADADGVVVPREFVQDGRITLNVSMSAVQGLDLHSDPIYFSARFSGRAFDIWVPSGAVLAIFAKESGEGIVFGEVEAADPGGEPPPQGPSPEPGKPAGRSHLRVVK; via the coding sequence ATGGCCAAATCCCGACGTCCGTATCTGATCCGCGCCATTTACGAATGGGCCGCTGACAATGGTTACACCCCGCACCTGGTCGCCGCGGCCGACGCCGATGGCGTGGTAGTGCCGCGCGAATTTGTCCAGGACGGGCGGATTACGCTCAATGTCAGCATGAGTGCGGTGCAGGGGCTGGACCTGCATAGCGATCCGATCTATTTCAGCGCCCGTTTTTCGGGGCGCGCGTTCGATATCTGGGTGCCATCGGGTGCCGTGCTGGCGATTTTCGCCAAGGAATCCGGTGAAGGGATCGTATTCGGCGAGGTCGAGGCCGCGGACCCCGGCGGTGAGCCACCGCCGCAGGGCCCATCGCCGGAACCCGGCAAACCGGCCGGCCGCTCACATCTGCGGGTGGTGAAGTAG
- a CDS encoding glutathione S-transferase N-terminal domain-containing protein: protein MSARSRQTGSDSPGAVLSARRAGILLFSGESDLGSHWARLVAAEKDIDGAAIEWIRPGVTNEDWLLLSPSQVLPTLADREVVLYPARLVAEYLDERYPHPPLLPVEPAGRARVRMALHQLESVLYPLAEQGLSTDNAQSAQRSRKLLREQLLGLARVFPTRGFFMGSDLSCVDCAWAPLLWRLPSLGIPLDSVEGMRPYAEKLFSRGAFQRSLSSVERSLAA, encoded by the coding sequence ATGTCGGCCCGAAGCAGACAGACAGGAAGCGATAGTCCCGGCGCGGTGCTGTCCGCGCGCCGCGCCGGGATACTGCTGTTTTCGGGCGAAAGCGATCTGGGCAGCCACTGGGCGCGCCTGGTCGCGGCCGAAAAGGACATCGACGGCGCGGCGATCGAATGGATACGTCCCGGCGTAACCAATGAGGACTGGCTGCTGCTGTCGCCATCTCAGGTATTGCCGACGCTGGCGGACCGCGAAGTCGTGCTGTATCCGGCCCGCTTGGTCGCTGAATATCTGGACGAGCGCTATCCGCATCCGCCATTGTTGCCGGTGGAGCCCGCCGGCCGTGCACGTGTGCGCATGGCCCTGCATCAGCTGGAATCGGTACTGTACCCGCTGGCCGAGCAGGGGCTTTCCACGGATAACGCGCAGAGCGCGCAACGTTCGCGCAAGCTATTGCGTGAACAGCTGCTCGGTCTGGCGCGCGTTTTCCCCACGCGTGGCTTCTTCATGGGCAGCGACCTGAGCTGTGTCGACTGTGCCTGGGCGCCACTGTTGTGGCGCCTGCCGTCGCTGGGGATTCCGCTGGACTCGGTGGAGGGCATGCGCCCCTATGCCGAAAAGTTGTTCTCGCGTGGAGCCTTTCAGCGCAGCCTGTCTTCGGTTGAACGTTCACTCGCCGCGTGA
- a CDS encoding cytochrome c1: MKRLILLSSLLFGGLLSTHANAAGGEPVFAFTPHPDNIASVQRGARDFMNYCSGCHSLKYLRYSRAAADLGLPEELVEKSLMFTTEKVQQPIVSAMPAQAESWFGRQPPDLSLVSRKRGPAWVYSFLNGFYVDPSKAATGVNNLQLPGASMPHVLWEQQGFRAQVEAPEGEHAEAEHGGHHAPELETVMEGKLTQDEYEEMIADLTNFLIYAAEPGRADRISLGMKVLFYMLLLVGLTYMLKREFWRDVH, from the coding sequence ATGAAGCGCCTGATTCTGCTGTCCAGCCTCCTGTTCGGAGGCCTGCTGAGCACCCACGCCAACGCGGCCGGCGGTGAGCCCGTCTTTGCGTTTACCCCGCACCCGGACAACATCGCTTCGGTACAGCGTGGTGCTCGCGACTTCATGAACTACTGCTCGGGCTGCCACAGTCTCAAGTACCTGCGCTATAGCCGGGCCGCGGCCGATCTTGGCCTGCCCGAAGAGCTCGTCGAGAAGAGCCTGATGTTCACCACCGAGAAGGTGCAGCAGCCGATCGTGTCGGCGATGCCGGCGCAGGCCGAAAGCTGGTTCGGGCGGCAGCCGCCCGATCTGTCTCTGGTGTCGCGCAAGCGCGGCCCGGCCTGGGTCTACAGCTTTCTCAACGGTTTCTACGTGGATCCGAGCAAGGCCGCCACCGGCGTCAACAACCTGCAGCTTCCCGGCGCCTCGATGCCGCACGTACTCTGGGAGCAGCAGGGGTTCCGCGCGCAGGTCGAGGCGCCAGAGGGCGAGCACGCCGAGGCGGAGCACGGCGGGCACCACGCGCCCGAGCTGGAAACCGTGATGGAAGGCAAGCTGACTCAGGACGAATATGAGGAGATGATTGCCGACCTCACCAATTTCCTGATCTATGCCGCCGAGCCGGGTCGTGCCGACCGCATCTCGCTGGGCATGAAGGTTCTTTTCTACATGCTGCTGCTGGTCGGACTGACCTACATGCTCAAGCGCGAGTTCTGGCGCGACGTGCACTGA
- a CDS encoding cytochrome bc complex cytochrome b subunit: MAIVPNPHKTTGFLGWIDDRFPLTKMWKDHVAEYYAPKNFNLWYYFGSLAMLVLVNQLLTGIFLVMHYKPSAAEAFDSVEYIMRDVPWGNIIRYLHSTGASAFFIVVYLHMFRALMYGSHRKPRELIWIFGCLIYVCLMAEAFCGYVLPWGQMSYWGAQVIISLFGAIPGIGPDLVVWIQGDYIPSDATLNRLFSLHVIAIPFVLVGLVVAHLMALHEVGSNNPDGIEIKKHKDPETGIPLDGIPFHPYYTVKDMFGAAVFLLIFLAVVFFAPDGGGWFLEKPNFEEANALSTPEHITPVWYFGPFYAMLRAVPDKLLGVATMGAAVLILFFLPWLDRSPAKSIRYKGPIFKVLAMIFAVVFCVLGYLGLQPPSPTGTLISRLGTVYYFLFFLLMPIYTKLEKVKPVPERVTE, encoded by the coding sequence ATGGCCATCGTGCCCAATCCGCACAAGACGACCGGCTTTCTCGGCTGGATCGACGATCGCTTCCCGCTCACCAAGATGTGGAAGGATCACGTCGCCGAGTACTACGCGCCGAAGAACTTCAACCTCTGGTACTACTTCGGCTCGCTGGCGATGCTGGTGCTGGTCAACCAGCTGTTGACCGGCATCTTCCTGGTCATGCACTACAAGCCGTCGGCGGCGGAAGCCTTCGATTCCGTCGAATACATCATGCGCGATGTGCCCTGGGGCAACATCATCCGCTACCTGCATTCGACCGGGGCCTCGGCGTTCTTCATCGTCGTGTATCTGCACATGTTCCGCGCCCTGATGTACGGCTCGCATCGCAAACCGCGCGAACTGATCTGGATCTTCGGCTGCCTGATCTACGTCTGCCTGATGGCCGAGGCCTTCTGCGGTTACGTGCTGCCCTGGGGCCAGATGTCGTACTGGGGGGCGCAGGTCATCATCTCGTTGTTCGGCGCGATTCCGGGCATCGGTCCGGATCTCGTGGTCTGGATCCAGGGCGACTACATCCCTTCGGACGCCACGCTCAATCGCCTGTTCTCGCTGCACGTGATCGCGATTCCGTTCGTGCTGGTCGGCTTGGTCGTGGCGCATCTGATGGCGCTGCACGAAGTGGGTTCGAACAACCCGGATGGCATCGAGATCAAGAAGCACAAGGATCCCGAGACCGGTATCCCGCTGGACGGCATTCCGTTTCATCCGTACTACACCGTCAAGGACATGTTCGGCGCCGCGGTGTTCCTGCTGATCTTCCTGGCCGTCGTATTCTTCGCGCCGGACGGCGGCGGCTGGTTCCTCGAAAAGCCCAACTTCGAGGAAGCCAATGCCCTGTCCACGCCTGAGCACATCACGCCGGTGTGGTACTTCGGCCCGTTCTACGCGATGTTGCGCGCCGTGCCGGACAAGCTGCTGGGTGTGGCGACGATGGGGGCGGCGGTGCTGATCCTGTTCTTCCTGCCCTGGCTGGATCGCTCGCCGGCCAAGTCGATCCGCTACAAGGGGCCGATCTTCAAGGTTCTGGCGATGATCTTCGCCGTCGTGTTCTGCGTACTGGGCTATCTCGGCCTGCAGCCGCCGAGTCCCACTGGCACCTTGATCTCGCGCCTCGGTACGGTCTACTACTTCCTGTTCTTCCTGCTGATGCCGATCTACACCAAGTTGGAGAAGGTCAAGCCCGTGCCGGAGAGGGTCACAGAATGA
- the petA gene encoding ubiquinol-cytochrome c reductase iron-sulfur subunit, producing MSNEGVDLGRRRFLTVATGVVGGAGAVAAAVPFLASFSPSERAKALGAPVTINIAGVEAGQMITTAWRGKPVWVVNRTEEMLASLSGDEKRLRDPESAQPQQPDYATNQHRSIKPEYLVMLGVCTHLGCSPKFHPESPAPTIDANWPGGFFCPCHGSKFDLAGRVFQGVPAPLNMVVPPHRYETETEVVVGEDTQGGAA from the coding sequence ATGAGTAATGAGGGCGTGGACCTTGGCCGACGCCGCTTCCTGACTGTCGCGACCGGGGTCGTCGGCGGCGCAGGGGCGGTGGCGGCGGCGGTGCCGTTTCTGGCGTCGTTTTCGCCAAGTGAAAGAGCCAAGGCGCTAGGCGCACCGGTGACGATCAACATCGCTGGCGTCGAAGCGGGTCAGATGATCACCACGGCCTGGCGCGGCAAGCCGGTCTGGGTCGTCAACCGCACCGAGGAAATGCTGGCCTCGCTGTCCGGTGACGAGAAGCGGCTGCGCGATCCGGAGTCCGCGCAGCCGCAGCAGCCGGACTACGCCACCAATCAGCATCGCTCGATCAAGCCCGAGTATCTGGTGATGCTGGGCGTGTGCACGCACCTTGGTTGCTCACCGAAATTCCACCCGGAGAGCCCGGCACCGACCATTGATGCGAACTGGCCGGGCGGCTTCTTCTGCCCCTGTCACGGCTCCAAGTTCGATCTGGCCGGCCGCGTGTTCCAGGGTGTGCCCGCGCCGCTGAACATGGTGGTGCCGCCGCACCGCTACGAAACCGAAACCGAAGTCGTGGTCGGTGAAGACACCCAGGGAGGAGCCGCCTGA
- a CDS encoding FAD-dependent oxidoreductase, with translation MSARSHDIVIVGGGIVGAAAALALLRNGFDVALVDRAATRPPAPGAEVDARVYAIAPGSRRFLDTLGAWPGDPVCAYQGMQVWNADPALSLRFDAAAAALPELGYIVAHDVLLDALWNRLGAARLVQGETVDSFTVEAGGARLGLSGGGHIRADLVIAADGAGSSLRRLAGIETLGWPYAHQAIVSHVQTERPHRATAYQRFLPEGPLAFLPLADGRSSIVWSTTRAAERMALPDAGFAKALHQASQDCLGLIGEMTPRKAVPLRLLHARDYHAPGLALVGDAAHVVHPLAGQGLNLGLADVEALLGCALEARRAGRKLGSARVLARYGRARKLANLEMLATVDALYRLFGLQAPGLDNVRGLGLALVDRVAAIKGPLLRRAVGI, from the coding sequence ATGAGCGCGCGAAGCCACGACATCGTGATCGTCGGTGGCGGCATCGTCGGCGCCGCCGCGGCCCTGGCGCTGCTGCGCAATGGTTTCGACGTCGCGCTGGTGGACCGCGCTGCGACGCGTCCGCCCGCGCCGGGCGCCGAGGTCGACGCGCGGGTCTACGCCATCGCACCGGGTTCGCGCCGGTTTCTCGACACGCTTGGTGCCTGGCCCGGCGACCCGGTCTGCGCCTATCAAGGCATGCAGGTGTGGAATGCCGATCCAGCGCTATCGCTGCGCTTTGACGCGGCCGCGGCGGCGTTGCCGGAACTCGGTTACATCGTCGCCCACGATGTGCTGCTCGATGCGCTGTGGAATCGTCTTGGCGCGGCACGGCTGGTGCAGGGTGAAACGGTAGACAGCTTCACCGTGGAAGCCGGTGGCGCGCGCTTGGGCCTGAGTGGCGGCGGACACATCCGGGCCGATCTGGTGATCGCTGCGGACGGTGCCGGTTCCAGTCTGCGCCGGCTTGCCGGCATCGAGACGCTCGGCTGGCCGTATGCCCATCAGGCGATCGTCAGCCACGTTCAGACCGAACGGCCGCATCGCGCCACGGCCTACCAGCGCTTCCTGCCGGAAGGTCCGCTGGCCTTCCTGCCACTGGCCGACGGCCGCAGTTCGATCGTCTGGTCAACGACACGTGCCGCAGAACGCATGGCCCTGCCGGATGCCGGGTTTGCCAAGGCGCTGCATCAGGCTTCGCAAGATTGCCTGGGGCTGATCGGCGAGATGACGCCGCGCAAGGCGGTGCCGCTGCGACTGCTGCATGCGCGCGATTACCACGCGCCCGGATTGGCACTGGTCGGTGATGCAGCCCATGTGGTGCATCCCCTGGCCGGGCAGGGCCTCAACCTCGGTCTGGCTGACGTCGAGGCGCTGCTGGGGTGTGCGCTGGAAGCACGCCGCGCCGGTCGGAAGCTGGGTTCGGCACGGGTGCTGGCGCGCTATGGCCGGGCGCGCAAGCTCGCCAATCTGGAAATGCTGGCGACGGTGGATGCGCTCTATCGCCTGTTCGGTCTGCAGGCGCCGGGACTCGACAATGTGCGCGGTTTGGGGCTCGCCCTGGTCGACCGTGTGGCCGCGATCAAGGGCCCTTTGCTGCGCCGCGCCGTCGGAATCTGA
- the ubiH gene encoding 2-octaprenyl-6-methoxyphenyl hydroxylase yields MNDYDLAIVGGGLVGASLAVALHGSGLRVALIEAAAPPLAEAAWDERCIGLNEATRRIFDSLGVWGAMCGDAEAIAATHVSEQGRFGVARFHASEAGLDALGYNTPLRAIHGSLRQRLRDSGAATLLCPARVDDVQVDGEYVHLHGAALDGGLRARLLVAADGARSPIRQRFGIATEAHDYAQTAIVSSVRTQREHAGIAHERFTPDGPIAVLPRPGRVCTVVWTVPTDVAERLLALSEAAFLQALQAAFGHRLGQFSALGRRGAHPLMRVLSTRLVAERTVFVGNAAQTLHPVVAQGFNLGLRDVATLADLLPDYSDPGCAALLHAYADRRRDDRRQAADFTDGLVRLFSNRVPALGELRHLGLSALNLSGPLKRRMLQRSLGFGAYTPAAARDRA; encoded by the coding sequence ATGAACGACTACGACCTCGCGATCGTCGGCGGCGGTCTGGTCGGCGCTTCGCTCGCGGTAGCCTTGCACGGCAGCGGTCTGCGCGTCGCGCTGATCGAGGCGGCGGCGCCACCGCTTGCCGAAGCGGCCTGGGATGAGCGCTGCATCGGACTCAATGAAGCGACGCGACGCATCTTCGACAGCCTGGGTGTTTGGGGCGCGATGTGCGGCGACGCCGAAGCCATCGCCGCCACGCATGTCAGCGAGCAGGGCCGCTTCGGTGTCGCGCGTTTCCATGCCTCGGAAGCGGGGCTCGACGCCCTGGGCTACAACACACCGCTGCGAGCCATACATGGCAGTCTGCGGCAGCGGCTGCGCGACAGCGGTGCGGCTACGCTGCTGTGTCCGGCCCGCGTCGACGACGTGCAGGTCGATGGCGAGTACGTGCATCTGCACGGAGCCGCACTGGATGGCGGCCTCCGGGCGCGACTGCTGGTGGCGGCCGATGGCGCCCGTTCGCCCATTCGTCAGCGCTTCGGTATCGCCACCGAGGCGCACGACTATGCGCAGACTGCGATCGTCAGCAGCGTGCGCACGCAACGCGAGCATGCGGGCATCGCCCACGAGCGCTTCACGCCGGACGGACCGATCGCCGTCCTGCCACGGCCGGGCCGGGTCTGCACCGTGGTCTGGACCGTGCCGACGGATGTTGCCGAACGGCTGCTGGCGCTGAGCGAGGCCGCGTTCCTGCAAGCCTTGCAGGCCGCTTTCGGCCACCGACTGGGGCAGTTCAGCGCACTGGGGCGCCGCGGCGCCCATCCGCTGATGCGCGTTCTCAGCACGCGCCTGGTGGCCGAGCGCACGGTATTCGTCGGCAACGCCGCGCAGACGCTGCACCCGGTCGTGGCGCAGGGCTTCAATCTTGGCTTGCGTGACGTGGCGACGCTGGCGGACCTGCTGCCGGACTATTCGGACCCCGGCTGCGCGGCCCTGCTGCACGCGTATGCCGATCGGCGTCGCGACGATCGCCGTCAGGCGGCCGATTTCACCGATGGTCTGGTGCGCCTGTTCTCCAATCGCGTGCCAGCTCTGGGCGAACTACGCCATCTCGGACTAAGTGCGCTGAACCTGTCGGGGCCCCTGAAACGACGCATGCTGCAGCGCAGCCTTGGCTTCGGCGCGTACACGCCGGCCGCCGCGCGAGACCGCGCATGA
- the pepP gene encoding Xaa-Pro aminopeptidase encodes MTGPTRLELDEHAKRRQRLMQAMGPDGVAIIPGAHEVVRSRDTHFRFRQDSDFHYLTGFAEPDSIAVLAPGRPEGEYVLFVRPRDETREIWDGRRAGPEGACAVYGADQAFNIDEFETGLQDLLSGRARVFYTFGDHPTMDARVAACVREIREVSRRGAAAPFEFVAMETTLHEMRLRKTPAELELMRFAGKVSADAHVRAMHFAKPGIYEWQVAAEIHHEFERHDMQPGYGSIVGGGENACILHYVENNAKLADGDLLLIDAGGEYRGYTADITRTFPVGGRYSGPQREVYEVILAAQLAAIDTLRAGQSVGAPHEVATRKLTEGLVALGLLQGDVDTLIAEGAQRRFYMHGTGHWLGLDVHDVGRYKIDGAYREFEPGMVMTVEPGLYIQPGSEGVDERFWGIGIRIEDDVVVTAGEPEVLTAGVPKAVDEVEALMRDAA; translated from the coding sequence ATGACCGGACCTACCCGACTCGAACTCGACGAACACGCCAAGCGACGCCAGCGCCTGATGCAGGCGATGGGCCCCGATGGTGTGGCCATCATCCCCGGCGCGCATGAAGTGGTGCGTTCCCGAGACACCCATTTCCGTTTCCGGCAGGACAGCGATTTCCATTATCTGACGGGATTCGCGGAGCCGGACTCGATCGCCGTTCTGGCGCCGGGCCGCCCTGAGGGCGAATACGTGCTGTTCGTGCGGCCGCGCGACGAAACGCGCGAGATCTGGGACGGCCGGCGGGCCGGCCCGGAAGGGGCCTGCGCCGTCTATGGTGCGGATCAGGCCTTCAACATCGATGAGTTCGAAACCGGCTTGCAGGACTTGCTGAGTGGTCGCGCACGGGTGTTCTACACTTTTGGCGACCACCCGACGATGGACGCAAGAGTGGCCGCCTGTGTGCGCGAGATTCGTGAAGTCTCGCGCCGCGGTGCCGCCGCGCCGTTCGAATTCGTGGCGATGGAAACCACGCTGCACGAAATGCGTCTGCGCAAGACACCGGCCGAACTCGAACTGATGCGCTTTGCCGGCAAGGTCTCCGCCGATGCGCATGTGCGCGCGATGCATTTTGCCAAACCGGGCATCTACGAGTGGCAGGTGGCCGCCGAGATTCATCACGAATTCGAGCGCCATGACATGCAGCCGGGTTACGGCTCCATCGTCGGCGGCGGCGAAAATGCCTGCATTCTTCATTATGTGGAGAACAACGCGAAGCTCGCGGACGGCGATCTGTTGCTGATCGACGCTGGTGGCGAGTATCGCGGCTACACCGCCGACATCACGCGCACCTTTCCGGTGGGCGGTCGCTACAGCGGTCCGCAGCGCGAAGTCTACGAAGTGATCCTGGCCGCACAGCTGGCCGCGATCGATACCTTGCGTGCCGGGCAGTCGGTCGGTGCGCCGCACGAAGTGGCGACGCGCAAGCTCACCGAAGGCCTGGTGGCGCTGGGGCTGCTGCAAGGGGATGTCGACACGCTGATTGCGGAAGGCGCGCAGCGCCGCTTCTACATGCACGGCACCGGTCACTGGCTGGGCCTCGACGTGCATGACGTGGGCCGCTACAAGATCGACGGTGCCTATCGCGAGTTCGAGCCGGGCATGGTGATGACGGTCGAGCCCGGTCTTTACATCCAGCCCGGCAGCGAGGGCGTCGACGAGCGCTTCTGGGGCATCGGCATCCGCATCGAGGACGATGTGGTCGTCACCGCCGGTGAGCCCGAGGTACTCACGGCCGGCGTGCCGAAAGCCGTTGACGAGGTGGAAGCGCTGATGAGGGACGCCGCCTGA
- a CDS encoding UPF0149 family protein codes for MTQTVQYDELSDALARLGFTHGAAEFHGAVAGALCVSEPDSVDPMNLLGHATEDSPQSASALMQLVEQQLSALGDSEMVFAPLLPDDEEALSSRVRALCDWCEGFLFGLTTRANLDLKVCSEEAREIIEDFTQFTRAGVSDEDDEELEEAAYAELVEYIRVGVQLVFMELHPRESDAAPQAPSPTVH; via the coding sequence ATGACCCAAACCGTTCAATACGACGAACTCTCCGACGCGCTGGCCCGACTCGGCTTTACCCATGGCGCCGCCGAATTCCACGGCGCCGTGGCCGGTGCGCTGTGCGTCAGCGAGCCGGACAGCGTGGACCCGATGAATCTGCTCGGTCACGCCACCGAGGACAGTCCGCAGTCGGCAAGCGCCCTGATGCAGCTGGTCGAACAGCAATTGTCCGCACTCGGTGATTCCGAGATGGTGTTCGCGCCCCTGTTGCCGGATGACGAGGAAGCCCTGTCGTCCCGGGTGCGCGCACTGTGCGACTGGTGCGAGGGCTTTCTGTTCGGACTGACGACGCGCGCCAACCTCGATCTCAAGGTCTGTTCCGAGGAGGCCCGCGAGATCATCGAAGACTTCACGCAGTTCACGCGCGCCGGCGTGTCCGACGAAGACGATGAAGAACTCGAAGAAGCGGCGTACGCGGAATTGGTCGAGTACATCCGTGTCGGCGTGCAATTGGTGTTCATGGAGCTGCATCCGCGCGAAAGCGATGCCGCGCCACAGGCGCCTTCGCCAACTGTGCACTGA
- the argE gene encoding acetylornithine deacetylase translates to MTRTPQLAQLVSELLARPSVSSENAPFDMPNEAVIDLLASWLDDLGFDCERMPVPDRPGKFNLIAVRGRGPGGLVLAGHSDTVPFDEHGWHSDPFKLSERDGNWYGLGVCDMKGFLALAVETAAEFADRELRQPLIILATADEESTMDGAKALAAAGRPKARYAVIGEPTGLKPVRMHKGILMDSIHIHGKTGHSSRPDLGANAIDGLHDVLRALSAYREALKSRLGTARGFALDHPTLNLGSVQGGDSANRIPGHVELQIDMRFPPGFEIEALRAEARAEASAGLHTPGCRLEFANLMDGVPAFQTPETSEIVRVCEQLTGHPAGVVDFATEGGFFNQLGLDTVILGPGDIEVAHQQNEYLPLDRIEPMQRTLRRLVERFCL, encoded by the coding sequence ATGACCCGAACGCCCCAGCTTGCCCAGCTTGTTTCCGAATTGCTCGCCCGGCCTTCGGTGTCCAGCGAGAACGCGCCGTTCGACATGCCCAACGAGGCGGTCATCGACCTGCTGGCCAGCTGGCTGGACGATCTGGGCTTCGACTGCGAGCGCATGCCGGTGCCGGACCGGCCCGGCAAGTTCAACCTGATCGCGGTGCGCGGCCGCGGCCCCGGCGGCCTGGTGCTGGCCGGGCACTCGGACACCGTACCGTTCGATGAACACGGCTGGCACAGCGATCCGTTCAAGCTCAGCGAACGCGACGGCAACTGGTACGGCCTCGGCGTCTGCGACATGAAAGGCTTTCTGGCACTGGCCGTGGAAACGGCCGCCGAGTTCGCCGACCGCGAATTGCGGCAGCCGCTGATCATCCTGGCCACGGCCGACGAGGAATCGACCATGGACGGCGCCAAGGCGCTGGCCGCCGCCGGTCGCCCCAAGGCGCGCTATGCCGTGATCGGCGAGCCCACCGGCCTCAAGCCGGTGCGCATGCACAAGGGCATCCTCATGGACAGCATTCACATCCATGGCAAGACCGGCCATTCCAGCCGGCCGGACCTCGGCGCCAATGCCATCGACGGTCTGCATGATGTACTGCGCGCGCTCAGCGCCTACCGCGAGGCGCTCAAATCCCGCCTGGGCACCGCACGCGGCTTCGCGCTCGACCACCCCACGCTGAACCTCGGCTCAGTGCAAGGCGGCGACTCCGCCAATCGCATCCCCGGCCACGTGGAGCTGCAGATCGACATGCGCTTTCCGCCCGGCTTCGAGATCGAGGCCCTGCGCGCCGAAGCGCGTGCCGAAGCCAGCGCCGGCCTGCACACCCCCGGCTGCCGCCTCGAATTCGCAAACCTGATGGATGGCGTACCCGCCTTCCAGACGCCGGAGACCTCCGAGATCGTGCGCGTCTGCGAACAGCTCACCGGCCACCCGGCCGGCGTCGTCGACTTCGCCACCGAGGGCGGATTCTTCAATCAGCTCGGCCTCGACACCGTGATTCTCGGACCCGGCGACATCGAGGTGGCCCACCAGCAGAACGAATACCTGCCGCTGGACCGGATCGAGCCGATGCAGCGCACGCTGCGTCGGCTGGTCGAGCGCTTCTGCCTATAA